The proteins below come from a single Fastidiosipila sanguinis genomic window:
- a CDS encoding endo-beta-N-acetylglucosaminidase: protein MRNISSKNRKAKRFTLSFLTFALVFIFFIKLGADNWPLDMGSAQPHFVGYRAVSMLNWSPETDPYAEMLRSRVPLQTRIGHNKDTQINPDLNGKSEIMLMQADYGNSFFNSTALNDTYAENVLQFWQYVDYWSPWHGAATAEVPSALYDPKTSDWRNRGFEFGLLNIPNPAYTDAAHRNGVKSIAILYVDPAFRPGQTVDEFFIKDENGRYIIADNMVKMANYYGFDGWFINSEEYSNRKDWDGFNNQLREQGMYVNYYDTNSSFNASKAENLKHSDSVFVNYGWYDKSSYDYAVSNGYDPIKQVFMGVEANQGGFGGKHNSTKIENLYENANAGKKSPVTSLALFTPSDMYQRGINVEGSEEAYPDYQLPQFQWMVEERERMYFSGVKSDPTDTGRKSGFSRPDVVVNDASGWAGVADFAPARSVISGSNFYSDFNTGKGRQYFLNGQVSKDELWTNISLQSILPSWQWWVESTGNKLSVDYDYGKSDVRFDANNQAMNLPYEQVGAYNGGSSLVMYGKLTESNKVNLFKTDITVDNSSELNITYKKVSNDSAKMSLALQFEDAADAVELVELKNSQAAGNWVSEKVDLSAYAGRKIAKISLQIDGQAENYQMNIGRLAVSNNKAAASTPSGFKVDKHYHDGQLHLSWNLGSFDEVNMYEVYAKDSSGKQVFLGGNFNENIYVKNLNGLSGDITLQLFAISKNGEYSAPAEISLSRSHAAQNVQVKEILRENKVQMADEKGKINVSWNAPAAGNPDSYRITVNALYVPEGAEEKTSFQFDVDGSSVSESLDIPLKEGYRYDLTIESIVGGQSVASASYRGRLYDSYTRPYSVKEMEIDNGNQLLLHSPITEDWDKLEYYFEDLTTPVRTFVRAESKDFPNKIPLTLPKNEGLIQIVLTDYSANRSEAILVQLKDNTLTELTEFIDETDFPDPELLKAVRSQVGKYRELLKTYSGELDLVGLDVKDLSGMDKFEKLSTLKLGENPKLKEVKNLAKSLKSIELGELPELERLDISGLSLEKIEAKDISTSKNLKYVDISNNKLDLMEGTVERKFLDAAKAVLEGNGVELGENLKFNMQRPVAYNDPQLPKELKYEVSEGTTYDVLEALKGDKTIRENNYLDLKGLQIDGQDVIAPDFVLEDNLSDYSNYTAKIFDSSTAMVENPISAAKTETFVVNYFDPEGNLVGKTNYIIGEGKEVQENLALNAKILGSNKDGHRDLAFDGDLKTQYEAWGGGFREKLWLAFDIGENPVADKWILYSDKEDDPDYYVRNIKSARLEVLNVEATDEQLKDNAFLANQDNWKTVAEFSGNEGFQVARDLEKLTDRYYRFVVVESSGWDSGVISELKIVGVRDNTLQAKFKPETQDVIIKEGEQLDLEQGLVNKADLPEGTQIISKVDNIDTEKAGKYLGQLELVFADQSVKNVEITVFVTPRVDVNKDQLSEMIEKAKAIPEKGYTEASIQKLKEAIAEAEAVRDLPSASQAEVEQQIKNLTESISNLERYAVVAEENIALNKQVLAYNAYDENGEVNNTVTPGQEIEKIVDGKLDSKWTPGEITASGWFVIDLGQEYVLDLAKFHSAFPYERWNFDKGINTASASIEILREGVDPNTLTDEAVANNPDNWLEIAKFTDNEEDIAELDLREAAQRKARYIKVNILDSGTGGDYGRAIRLHEFELFGSIETPADKEQLQNKYDELSNIDRDKYTAESLNALDEALRSAKELLDSPEADQVHVDNEIVKLEAVEASLVLVRTVSFDLNYENAPEMTSQRVANNSLLKDALPDEPVRSGYKFLRWTLDGLGLNGDEIVNKDITLVAEWEKLTDYTELRNLVAQAKEIKADDYTEESFANLAEEISKAEKLLNDDAAAQEELDEAVAKLNESMGKLEKVKYELTVKGALAKILNVEILENNLKMDEDLFLVFAEKANNAIKTDQYTFNEIYDIRLENAKGEEVKANGTVKLAFTPKTNVSDKTVLVHETQAGLVELSYEKEGNRISFTTDGFSNFGLGVKSADKPFEPGKPSEPGKPNEPGQSDKPGNTDKGNVDKGNTKQTSKKSATKTGATMNVAPYLLTIVLFTTAFVIVVVRRKLDVKK, encoded by the coding sequence ATGAGGAATATATCTAGTAAAAACCGTAAAGCAAAGCGATTTACGCTCTCATTTTTAACATTTGCTTTGGTTTTTATTTTCTTTATTAAATTAGGCGCTGATAACTGGCCTCTGGATATGGGAAGTGCTCAACCACATTTTGTTGGATATAGAGCAGTTTCTATGTTGAACTGGAGTCCTGAAACAGATCCATACGCAGAGATGCTACGTTCTAGAGTGCCTTTGCAAACAAGAATAGGACACAACAAAGATACACAGATTAATCCTGATTTAAATGGAAAATCTGAAATTATGTTGATGCAGGCTGACTATGGAAACTCTTTCTTTAATAGTACAGCTTTGAATGATACGTATGCCGAGAATGTTTTACAATTTTGGCAATATGTAGACTATTGGTCACCATGGCATGGTGCTGCTACAGCAGAAGTACCATCAGCTTTATATGATCCGAAAACCAGCGATTGGAGAAATCGTGGATTTGAATTCGGTTTGTTGAATATACCAAACCCTGCATATACTGACGCTGCACATAGAAATGGTGTTAAATCAATTGCGATTCTCTATGTTGACCCAGCTTTCCGTCCAGGACAAACTGTAGATGAATTCTTTATCAAGGATGAGAATGGTCGCTACATTATTGCTGATAATATGGTCAAGATGGCTAATTACTATGGATTTGATGGTTGGTTCATTAACTCAGAAGAGTACAGTAATAGAAAAGATTGGGATGGCTTTAATAACCAATTGCGTGAGCAAGGAATGTATGTAAACTATTACGATACAAATAGTAGCTTTAATGCTTCCAAAGCTGAAAATCTAAAACACTCAGATAGTGTATTCGTAAACTATGGCTGGTATGATAAGTCAAGCTACGATTATGCAGTTAGTAATGGCTATGACCCAATTAAACAAGTATTCATGGGTGTTGAGGCTAACCAAGGTGGCTTTGGCGGTAAACATAATTCAACTAAAATTGAAAATTTATATGAAAATGCAAACGCAGGTAAGAAGAGTCCAGTTACCTCTTTAGCCTTGTTTACACCATCTGACATGTACCAAAGAGGTATTAATGTTGAAGGAAGCGAAGAAGCATATCCAGATTATCAATTACCTCAATTCCAGTGGATGGTTGAAGAAAGAGAAAGAATGTATTTCTCTGGTGTTAAATCAGATCCAACAGATACAGGAAGAAAATCAGGATTCAGTAGACCTGATGTTGTTGTTAATGATGCAAGTGGTTGGGCTGGTGTTGCTGACTTCGCCCCAGCTAGATCTGTAATTAGCGGCAGTAACTTCTACTCTGACTTTAATACAGGAAAAGGTCGTCAATATTTCCTAAACGGTCAAGTTTCAAAAGATGAGTTATGGACTAATATCTCATTACAATCAATTCTTCCTTCATGGCAATGGTGGGTAGAGAGTACAGGCAATAAACTTTCTGTAGATTATGATTACGGTAAATCAGATGTAAGATTTGATGCTAATAATCAAGCAATGAATTTACCTTATGAGCAAGTAGGTGCTTATAACGGTGGTAGTTCATTAGTAATGTATGGAAAATTGACTGAAAGTAATAAAGTTAACTTATTCAAAACTGATATTACTGTAGATAATTCTAGTGAACTTAACATAACTTATAAAAAAGTATCAAATGATAGTGCGAAGATGAGCTTAGCACTTCAATTTGAAGATGCAGCTGATGCAGTTGAACTTGTTGAACTGAAAAATTCTCAAGCTGCTGGCAATTGGGTTAGTGAAAAAGTTGATCTATCCGCTTACGCAGGAAGAAAAATTGCCAAGATTAGTCTGCAAATTGATGGTCAAGCAGAGAACTATCAAATGAATATTGGTAGATTAGCAGTAAGCAATAATAAAGCTGCAGCATCTACTCCAAGTGGATTTAAAGTAGACAAACATTACCACGATGGACAATTACACTTATCTTGGAATCTAGGAAGCTTCGATGAAGTTAATATGTACGAAGTTTATGCTAAAGATTCATCCGGTAAACAAGTGTTCCTAGGTGGTAATTTCAACGAGAATATTTATGTTAAAAACTTAAACGGATTAAGTGGCGATATAACATTACAATTATTTGCTATTAGCAAGAATGGTGAATATAGTGCACCAGCAGAAATAAGTCTATCTAGAAGTCATGCAGCTCAAAATGTTCAAGTCAAAGAAATATTGAGAGAGAACAAAGTTCAGATGGCAGACGAAAAAGGTAAGATCAATGTTTCATGGAATGCTCCAGCTGCTGGAAATCCAGATTCTTATAGAATAACTGTTAATGCACTTTATGTTCCAGAGGGAGCAGAAGAGAAAACTTCATTCCAATTTGATGTCGATGGAAGCTCAGTAAGTGAGTCATTAGATATACCATTGAAAGAAGGTTATAGATACGATCTGACAATAGAAAGTATAGTTGGTGGACAAAGTGTAGCATCAGCAAGCTATAGAGGAAGATTATATGATAGTTATACAAGACCATATTCTGTTAAAGAAATGGAGATAGATAATGGTAACCAACTATTATTACACTCACCAATTACTGAAGATTGGGATAAATTAGAATATTACTTCGAAGATTTAACAACTCCAGTAAGAACATTTGTAAGAGCAGAATCTAAAGATTTCCCTAACAAAATTCCATTAACCTTACCTAAGAATGAAGGATTAATTCAAATTGTATTAACTGACTATTCAGCTAATAGATCAGAAGCTATATTAGTACAGTTAAAAGACAATACTTTAACTGAATTGACGGAATTCATTGATGAAACAGATTTCCCTGATCCAGAGTTGTTGAAGGCAGTTAGATCACAAGTTGGTAAATATCGTGAGCTCCTAAAAACCTATAGTGGTGAATTAGATTTAGTAGGCTTAGATGTTAAAGACTTAAGTGGTATGGATAAATTTGAAAAGCTTTCAACTCTAAAATTAGGAGAAAATCCTAAACTTAAAGAAGTTAAGAACCTAGCTAAATCTCTCAAGAGTATAGAATTAGGTGAACTTCCAGAACTAGAACGTTTAGATATATCAGGTTTATCATTAGAGAAGATAGAGGCTAAGGATATTTCTACTTCAAAAAATTTAAAATATGTAGATATTTCAAACAATAAATTAGATTTAATGGAAGGTACTGTAGAAAGAAAATTCTTGGATGCAGCAAAAGCAGTTCTAGAAGGTAATGGCGTTGAATTGGGTGAAAACTTGAAATTCAATATGCAAAGACCTGTTGCATACAATGATCCTCAACTACCTAAAGAACTCAAATATGAAGTTTCTGAAGGTACTACTTATGATGTTTTAGAAGCCTTGAAGGGCGATAAGACAATTCGTGAAAATAACTACCTCGATTTGAAAGGGCTACAAATCGATGGCCAAGATGTAATTGCCCCAGACTTCGTTCTAGAAGATAATTTGAGCGACTACTCAAACTATACAGCTAAGATATTCGATTCAAGCACAGCAATGGTTGAGAATCCAATTTCTGCAGCTAAGACCGAAACATTTGTTGTTAATTACTTCGACCCTGAAGGAAACTTAGTAGGTAAAACCAATTACATAATTGGCGAAGGTAAAGAAGTTCAAGAAAACCTAGCTCTTAATGCTAAGATTTTAGGTTCAAATAAAGATGGCCATAGAGATTTAGCTTTTGATGGTGACCTAAAGACACAATATGAAGCATGGGGAGGAGGATTCCGAGAAAAACTATGGCTCGCCTTTGATATAGGTGAGAATCCAGTAGCTGATAAATGGATACTATACTCAGATAAAGAAGATGATCCTGATTACTACGTCAGAAATATTAAATCAGCTCGTCTTGAAGTATTAAATGTAGAAGCTACAGATGAACAATTGAAAGACAATGCTTTCTTAGCAAATCAAGATAATTGGAAGACAGTTGCTGAGTTTAGCGGCAATGAGGGCTTCCAGGTAGCAAGAGACCTAGAAAAACTTACAGATCGTTACTATAGATTTGTAGTGGTTGAATCATCAGGATGGGACTCAGGTGTAATTTCTGAATTGAAGATTGTTGGTGTAAGAGATAATACTTTACAAGCCAAATTCAAACCTGAGACTCAAGATGTTATTATCAAAGAGGGTGAGCAACTAGACTTAGAGCAAGGATTAGTTAATAAGGCAGACTTACCTGAAGGCACTCAAATTATAAGCAAGGTAGATAATATTGATACCGAAAAAGCAGGTAAATATCTAGGTCAATTAGAGCTTGTCTTTGCTGACCAAAGTGTTAAAAATGTAGAGATTACAGTATTTGTAACTCCAAGAGTTGATGTAAATAAAGATCAACTTTCTGAGATGATAGAAAAAGCTAAAGCTATCCCAGAAAAAGGATATACAGAAGCATCAATTCAAAAACTAAAAGAAGCTATTGCAGAAGCTGAAGCTGTTAGAGATTTACCAAGTGCTTCACAAGCTGAAGTTGAACAGCAAATTAAGAATCTAACTGAGTCAATAAGTAACTTAGAGAGATATGCTGTAGTAGCAGAAGAGAATATAGCTCTAAACAAACAAGTGTTAGCATATAACGCTTATGATGAAAATGGAGAGGTAAACAACACTGTTACACCAGGACAAGAAATTGAAAAAATAGTTGATGGAAAGCTAGATTCAAAATGGACTCCAGGTGAAATTACAGCCTCAGGTTGGTTCGTAATAGATTTAGGACAAGAGTACGTATTAGATTTAGCTAAATTCCATAGCGCATTCCCTTATGAAAGATGGAATTTCGATAAAGGTATAAATACAGCATCCGCTTCAATTGAAATTTTGCGTGAAGGTGTAGATCCTAATACCTTAACTGATGAAGCTGTAGCAAATAATCCTGATAATTGGTTAGAAATTGCTAAGTTTACTGATAATGAAGAGGATATTGCAGAGTTAGATCTAAGAGAAGCTGCACAACGTAAAGCTCGCTACATTAAAGTAAATATACTAGATTCTGGTACAGGTGGAGATTACGGTAGAGCAATTAGGCTACATGAGTTTGAACTATTTGGTTCAATTGAAACCCCAGCTGACAAAGAGCAATTGCAAAACAAATATGATGAGTTGAGCAATATAGATAGAGATAAATATACAGCTGAGAGCTTGAATGCTTTAGACGAAGCTTTGAGAAGTGCGAAAGAATTATTAGATTCACCTGAAGCAGATCAAGTTCACGTTGATAACGAAATAGTTAAATTAGAAGCTGTTGAGGCATCATTAGTTCTAGTAAGAACTGTATCATTTGATCTTAACTATGAAAATGCTCCAGAAATGACAAGTCAAAGAGTTGCTAATAATAGTCTTTTGAAAGATGCTTTACCAGATGAGCCAGTCCGCAGTGGATATAAATTCTTAAGATGGACACTAGATGGATTAGGACTAAATGGTGATGAGATAGTCAACAAAGATATTACTTTAGTAGCAGAATGGGAAAAATTAACTGACTACACAGAGCTTAGAAACTTGGTAGCACAGGCTAAAGAAATTAAGGCTGATGACTACACTGAAGAAAGCTTTGCTAATTTAGCAGAAGAAATTTCCAAGGCTGAAAAACTATTAAACGATGACGCAGCTGCCCAAGAAGAATTAGATGAAGCTGTAGCTAAATTAAATGAGTCTATGGGTAAATTAGAAAAAGTCAAATATGAGTTAACTGTTAAAGGTGCATTAGCTAAGATATTGAATGTTGAGATCTTGGAAAATAACTTGAAGATGGATGAAGATTTATTCTTAGTATTTGCAGAGAAAGCAAATAATGCAATTAAGACTGATCAATATACATTTAATGAGATCTACGATATTAGGTTAGAGAATGCTAAGGGTGAAGAAGTTAAAGCAAACGGAACAGTTAAGTTAGCATTTACTCCAAAGACAAATGTTTCAGATAAGACAGTCTTGGTACATGAAACTCAAGCTGGTTTAGTAGAGTTAAGCTATGAAAAAGAAGGTAATAGAATTAGCTTCACAACAGATGGCTTCTCAAACTTTGGATTAGGTGTTAAGTCAGCAGACAAACCATTCGAGCCAGGCAAACCATCAGAACCAGGTAAACCAAATGAGCCAGGCCAAAGCGATAAGCCAGGTAATACTGATAAAGGTAATGTCGATAAAGGTAACACCAAACAGACAAGCAAGAAATCGGCTACTAAGACAGGCGCTACAATGAACGTTGCTCCATACTTGTTGACAATTGTTCTATTCACAACAGCATTTGTAATCGTAGTAGTTAGAAGAAAACTTGATGTCAAAAAGTAA
- a CDS encoding endonuclease/exonuclease/phosphatase family protein, which yields MNENIGMTSPSKEKDNNSIKVLSYNLRMDNPDDPHVWAERKAVAFNLIREVNPDLIGLQEAQEHMFKDVKEEFEETYYIFGEPRSLEEGTEATPVLAKKDRFNVLYEHSFMLSETPDVKYSKGWDGDLERIASFFILEDKVDMQAFVFLNTHFDHAGVEARVNSSFLMSQIIESYHFQGLESILTGDFNATPDLDDIKGLLDNPELNNSFDSMTSEEQENSLSFHVYTGEVEGMPIDHIFVSKPWSLRNVKLERFSENGIYPSDHYPISAEVHKG from the coding sequence ATGAACGAAAATATAGGTATGACATCCCCAAGCAAGGAAAAAGATAATAATAGTATTAAAGTTCTAAGTTATAACTTGCGTATGGATAATCCGGACGACCCTCATGTATGGGCAGAAAGAAAAGCGGTTGCTTTTAATTTGATTAGAGAAGTTAATCCGGATTTAATTGGTTTGCAGGAAGCTCAGGAACATATGTTTAAAGATGTAAAAGAAGAGTTTGAAGAAACCTATTATATTTTTGGTGAGCCGAGATCTTTGGAGGAAGGTACTGAAGCGACTCCTGTTTTAGCCAAAAAAGATAGGTTCAATGTACTATATGAGCATAGTTTCATGTTGTCTGAAACTCCTGATGTAAAATACTCAAAAGGTTGGGATGGGGATCTTGAGCGTATTGCGAGTTTCTTTATTCTTGAAGATAAAGTGGATATGCAAGCGTTCGTATTTTTAAATACTCATTTTGACCATGCAGGAGTTGAGGCAAGGGTCAATTCCTCTTTTCTTATGAGTCAGATTATTGAGTCTTATCATTTCCAAGGTTTAGAGTCGATTTTGACAGGTGATTTTAACGCTACACCAGATTTGGACGATATTAAGGGATTGCTAGATAATCCAGAGCTTAATAATTCTTTTGATAGTATGACTAGTGAAGAACAAGAAAATTCTTTAAGCTTCCATGTATATACAGGTGAGGTTGAAGGTATGCCAATTGATCATATTTTTGTCAGCAAACCTTGGTCTTTGCGAAATGTAAAATTGGAAAGATTTTCTGAGAATGGTATTTATCCATCTGACCATTATCCAATTAGTGCAGAAGTTCATAAGGGATAG
- the cysK gene encoding cysteine synthase A, translating to MEKNIVNNMEELIGKTPLFKPNKWLKSHGLENSEFAFKLEAQNPSGSVKDRTALGMILALEKAGELKEGSTIIEASSGNMAVSLAAIAASRGYKAVFTMPDTMTEERRKMISAYGAKLVLTPGADGMNGAIAKAKELNEEIENSIIPSQFKNPSNPAYHDATTGVEIWEQTAGEVDILVAGVGTGGTISGAGKYLKEKNPEIKIFAVEPNTSAVISGENPGKHGIQGIGAGFIPDNLNKDLLDDVIQVDTDAAKEASRELARTEGLLVGISSGAALVAARKVLENPEFAGKKVVTVLPDSGDRYLSTDTFKPVEE from the coding sequence ATGGAAAAGAATATAGTAAATAATATGGAAGAATTAATAGGCAAAACACCTTTGTTTAAACCTAATAAATGGCTTAAATCACATGGTTTAGAAAATAGCGAATTTGCTTTTAAGCTAGAAGCCCAAAACCCAAGTGGTTCTGTTAAAGATAGAACAGCTTTAGGTATGATTTTAGCTTTGGAAAAAGCTGGAGAACTTAAAGAGGGTTCTACAATCATTGAGGCGAGCTCAGGAAATATGGCTGTTAGTTTAGCAGCTATTGCAGCTTCAAGAGGATATAAAGCAGTTTTCACAATGCCAGATACTATGACTGAAGAAAGAAGAAAAATGATTAGTGCTTACGGTGCGAAGTTGGTTTTGACCCCGGGAGCAGATGGTATGAATGGTGCAATTGCAAAAGCCAAAGAATTAAATGAAGAGATTGAGAACTCAATTATTCCTTCACAGTTCAAGAATCCTTCAAACCCCGCCTATCACGATGCTACAACAGGTGTAGAAATTTGGGAGCAAACAGCTGGTGAAGTTGATATCCTTGTAGCAGGCGTAGGTACAGGTGGTACAATTTCAGGTGCAGGTAAATATCTAAAAGAGAAGAATCCTGAAATTAAAATTTTTGCAGTAGAGCCTAATACTTCTGCAGTTATCTCAGGCGAAAACCCAGGTAAACATGGTATTCAAGGAATTGGAGCAGGGTTCATTCCAGATAATTTAAATAAAGATTTACTAGATGATGTAATCCAAGTTGATACAGACGCTGCAAAAGAAGCAAGTAGAGAATTAGCAAGAACAGAAGGTCTATTAGTTGGTATCTCAAGTGGTGCAGCTTTGGTAGCAGCTAGAAAAGTTCTAGAAAACCCAGAGTTTGCAGGTAAAAAAGTTGTTACAGTCTTACCAGACTCAGGTGACAGATACTTATCAACAGATACTTTTAAACCAGTTGAAGAATAA
- the epsC gene encoding serine O-acetyltransferase EpsC: protein MHSYQNVLTELDLVCQRNNLNKENVEAIPEIAQVEKALELIRSIIFPEFSNKGHLDMSAELAQFVEIMEVEICRSLNLKPEMKNLEKVERRKDAKKILNDYLSQLPEILELLLGDLEAIYEGDPAAESRMEIAISYLSYQAIVIYRLAHPFYEAGVPIIPKLMSEYAHKITGIDIHPGAQIGKNFFIDHGTGIVIGETTVIGDNVKIYQGVTLGALSLKEGRELREVKRHPTIGNKVVIYANATILGGDTVIGDGVIIGGGTFITKSVEENTQVYLDAKKLPIKSRK from the coding sequence ATGCACTCATATCAGAATGTATTAACTGAACTAGATTTAGTTTGTCAGAGAAATAATTTGAATAAGGAAAATGTAGAAGCTATTCCAGAGATTGCTCAAGTTGAGAAGGCTCTGGAGTTAATTCGATCTATAATTTTCCCAGAGTTCTCAAACAAAGGGCATTTGGATATGTCTGCAGAGTTGGCTCAGTTTGTTGAAATAATGGAAGTGGAGATTTGCAGAAGTCTCAACTTAAAACCAGAAATGAAGAACCTTGAAAAAGTTGAACGTCGTAAAGATGCGAAAAAAATCTTAAATGATTATTTATCACAACTTCCAGAAATTTTAGAGCTTTTGTTGGGAGATTTAGAAGCTATTTATGAAGGCGACCCTGCAGCAGAATCACGAATGGAAATTGCTATTTCCTATCTGTCTTATCAGGCAATTGTAATATATAGATTAGCTCATCCATTCTATGAGGCAGGCGTACCAATAATCCCAAAGTTGATGTCAGAGTATGCTCATAAAATAACAGGTATAGATATCCATCCAGGTGCTCAAATCGGCAAAAACTTTTTTATAGATCATGGTACAGGAATTGTTATTGGTGAAACTACAGTTATAGGTGATAATGTAAAGATTTACCAAGGTGTGACTCTGGGGGCTTTGTCCTTGAAAGAAGGAAGAGAGTTGAGAGAAGTTAAACGTCATCCAACTATTGGAAATAAGGTAGTAATTTATGCTAATGCCACAATATTGGGTGGAGATACAGTTATAGGTGATGGTGTAATTATAGGTGGTGGTACCTTTATTACTAAATCTGTTGAAGAAAACACACAAGTTTACTTAGATGCTAAAAAATTACCGATTAAGTCAAGAAAATAA
- a CDS encoding serine hydrolase domain-containing protein, whose protein sequence is MSEAFSRVKEIIQAGVDEKVFSGAALGISLYGETVVEEYFGETSFETDAKPIDKDTRFDLASISKIFSTTSIALRFIDRGLLRVYDKVGDFFPEATTVKDTTVLELMSHTSGQPGHYKMWEEAKGSSSEEIRDVLFHRELKNEPGKVEEYSCMGYLILGEILKKISGKTLDVLFEEEVVKPLGIKDTSYGPIDTSKIKVAQTTDFTTGEALNGVVHDENARFQGGVSANAGLFSTLHDVMRYGQTLYNSGFVYAEGDDLEQAAESFISYATLDKAKLNYTEGLAQDRGLGFILASSKNTSFGELLSDDAFGHTGFTGTSIIVDQMNGLVITILTNRVIQRNDGKAAFRLRALAHNSIVADATKYYSNFFPETFMD, encoded by the coding sequence ATGAGCGAGGCATTTTCAAGAGTCAAAGAGATCATTCAAGCAGGTGTGGACGAAAAAGTTTTCAGTGGAGCTGCACTAGGAATTTCACTTTATGGCGAGACAGTTGTTGAAGAGTATTTTGGCGAAACTTCTTTTGAAACTGATGCAAAACCGATCGACAAAGATACAAGATTTGACTTAGCAAGTATATCAAAGATTTTTTCAACAACTTCTATAGCTTTGAGATTTATTGATAGAGGCTTACTGAGAGTTTATGACAAGGTTGGAGACTTTTTCCCAGAAGCAACAACTGTAAAGGATACTACCGTTTTGGAATTGATGTCACATACTAGTGGGCAACCGGGACATTATAAAATGTGGGAAGAAGCAAAAGGTAGTTCTTCTGAAGAGATAAGAGATGTCTTATTCCATAGAGAGTTAAAAAATGAACCTGGAAAAGTAGAAGAATACAGCTGCATGGGTTACTTAATACTTGGTGAAATTTTGAAGAAGATCTCAGGTAAAACATTAGATGTACTATTTGAAGAAGAAGTTGTAAAACCTTTAGGTATTAAAGACACATCTTACGGTCCTATTGATACTAGTAAAATTAAAGTCGCTCAAACAACAGACTTTACCACAGGAGAAGCACTGAATGGTGTCGTTCATGACGAAAATGCTAGATTCCAAGGTGGTGTTAGTGCTAACGCTGGCTTGTTCAGTACTTTACATGATGTTATGAGATATGGTCAAACTTTATATAATAGTGGATTTGTTTATGCTGAAGGTGATGACTTAGAGCAAGCAGCTGAAAGTTTTATAAGTTATGCAACCTTGGATAAAGCTAAATTGAACTATACAGAAGGCCTTGCTCAAGATAGAGGTTTAGGATTTATCTTAGCTAGTAGCAAAAATACATCTTTTGGTGAACTTCTGAGCGATGATGCATTTGGACACACTGGATTTACTGGTACTTCAATTATTGTTGATCAAATGAATGGCTTGGTTATAACAATTCTTACCAACAGAGTTATTCAGAGAAATGATGGTAAAGCAGCGTTTAGATTAAGAGCTCTAGCACATAACTCAATTGTTGCTGATGCCACAAAGTATTACAGTAACTTTTTCCCGGAAACATTTATGGACTAA
- a CDS encoding cupin domain-containing protein, whose amino-acid sequence MDKRYTDRGKQGLVENMEAWTLDNDKYRVAVWTGKYFQMTVQAIQPGDDIDLEVHEESDQFLRIEQGTGVCRMGDAEDNLTFEEKIEPESAILVPAGTWHQVVNTGDEVMKLYTIYAKPDHVEGTVHDTHEDAKNDPNEH is encoded by the coding sequence ATGGATAAAAGATATACAGATAGAGGAAAACAAGGTTTAGTTGAAAATATGGAAGCTTGGACATTAGATAATGATAAATATCGTGTTGCAGTATGGACAGGTAAGTATTTCCAAATGACTGTACAAGCTATTCAACCAGGTGATGATATAGATCTAGAAGTTCATGAAGAGAGTGACCAATTCCTAAGAATTGAACAAGGAACTGGCGTTTGCCGAATGGGTGATGCTGAAGATAATTTAACCTTCGAAGAGAAGATTGAACCTGAAAGTGCTATTTTAGTACCAGCGGGAACTTGGCACCAAGTAGTTAATACTGGTGATGAAGTTATGAAATTGTATACTATTTATGCAAAACCAGATCACGTTGAGGGAACAGTTCATGATACACATGAGGATGCAAAGAACGATCCAAATGAACACTAA